In Microbacterium maritypicum, the following are encoded in one genomic region:
- a CDS encoding protein kinase, translating to MRPTQGVSFGGRYELQSRIAIGGMGEVWEATDHVIGRTVAIKILKDEYMGDPGFLERFRAEARHAALVNHEGIASVFDYGEENGSAYLVMELVPGEALSTVLERDGALSADKTLDIVAQTASALQAAHAAGLVHRDIKPGNLLITPDGRVKITDFGIARIADQVPLTATGQVMGTVQYLSPEQASGHPASPATDTYSLGIVAYECLAGKRPFTGESQVAIAMAQINEQPPPLPPTVPIPVQNLVMAMIAKKPSDRPSSSATVARAAQALRRGDLNSAAIAVPAIATGGIAGDDDATRMLTASGDDGTTRILPTTAQLPTEDAAADEKKKKKSPWTWPLIALIALLVIVLGGAVWAMLMNQGDPDAKPSDSPSPSQSQSQTPPPATTPPPEVVRVDVTALGLVNMDCGTATSTLKEAGFTGEITCPEGDPAPTDGDVGKVYRVVPSGNVETTQPMTLTIYAARAALPTPTDTPTITGDPIAGSTVTISWGTGFTCPSGTTLSGYVVSLQNGTFVSGGPNFQPTQRNTQIQVADAAGQQLIVTYQGMCSGGDQRTSSASPPLSVPIVAATDPGEGDGGGGTEG from the coding sequence ATGAGGCCGACGCAGGGTGTGTCGTTCGGTGGTCGTTACGAGCTGCAGTCGCGTATCGCGATCGGTGGCATGGGCGAGGTGTGGGAAGCGACGGATCACGTCATCGGACGTACCGTCGCGATCAAGATCCTCAAGGACGAGTACATGGGGGACCCCGGGTTCCTCGAGCGGTTCCGTGCAGAAGCGCGGCACGCTGCTCTCGTGAACCATGAGGGCATCGCCAGCGTCTTCGACTACGGCGAGGAGAACGGCAGCGCCTACCTCGTCATGGAACTCGTGCCCGGCGAGGCTCTCTCGACCGTGCTCGAGCGCGACGGTGCACTCAGCGCCGACAAGACGCTCGACATCGTGGCCCAGACGGCATCCGCTCTGCAGGCCGCACACGCGGCCGGTCTCGTGCACCGCGACATCAAGCCGGGAAACCTGCTGATCACGCCCGACGGCCGCGTCAAGATCACCGACTTCGGCATCGCCCGCATCGCCGATCAGGTTCCGCTGACGGCGACCGGCCAGGTCATGGGCACCGTGCAGTACCTGTCTCCCGAGCAGGCATCGGGTCACCCGGCGTCTCCCGCCACCGACACCTATTCGCTCGGCATCGTCGCGTACGAGTGCCTGGCAGGCAAGCGTCCGTTCACGGGCGAGTCGCAGGTGGCGATCGCGATGGCACAGATCAACGAGCAGCCGCCGCCGCTGCCGCCGACCGTGCCGATCCCGGTGCAGAACCTCGTCATGGCGATGATCGCCAAGAAGCCCAGCGACCGCCCCTCGTCGTCCGCGACGGTGGCCCGCGCAGCGCAGGCTCTTCGTCGCGGCGACCTGAACTCCGCGGCCATCGCCGTTCCCGCGATCGCGACCGGGGGTATCGCCGGCGATGACGATGCGACGCGCATGCTCACGGCGTCCGGAGACGACGGCACCACCCGCATCCTTCCCACCACCGCTCAGCTCCCGACGGAGGACGCGGCGGCGGACGAGAAGAAGAAGAAGAAGAGCCCGTGGACCTGGCCGCTGATCGCGCTGATCGCCCTGCTGGTGATCGTGCTCGGCGGAGCCGTGTGGGCGATGCTGATGAACCAGGGCGACCCTGACGCCAAGCCGTCGGATTCGCCCTCTCCGTCGCAGTCACAGTCGCAGACACCGCCGCCGGCGACCACCCCGCCGCCCGAGGTGGTCCGCGTCGACGTGACCGCGTTGGGCCTGGTGAACATGGACTGCGGCACGGCCACATCCACGCTCAAGGAGGCCGGTTTCACGGGCGAGATCACCTGCCCCGAGGGCGACCCGGCCCCGACCGACGGCGACGTCGGCAAGGTGTACCGTGTCGTCCCCTCGGGCAACGTCGAGACGACGCAGCCGATGACCCTCACGATCTACGCCGCGCGCGCAGCCCTGCCGACCCCGACCGACACCCCGACCATCACGGGTGACCCGATCGCCGGCAGCACGGTCACCATCTCCTGGGGCACCGGGTTCACGTGCCCGAGCGGCACGACGCTCTCCGGATACGTCGTCTCGCTCCAGAACGGCACGTTCGTGTCGGGCGGGCCGAACTTCCAGCCGACGCAGCGGAACACGCAGATTCAGGTGGCTGATGCCGCGGGCCAGCAGCTCATCGTCACGTACCAGGGCATGTGCTCGGGTGGCGACCAGCGCACGTCGTCCGCGTCGCCGCCGCTCTCGGTTCCGATCGTCGCCGCGACCGACCCCGGCGAGGGTGACGGAGGCGGCGGCACCGAAGGGTAG
- a CDS encoding penicillin-binding transpeptidase domain-containing protein: MTRELRRLSIVMLFMFIALFAATSWIQVVEADALAQNSNNKRTRLDSYEIQRGAIIVDGATIANSVPSDDRYQFQRVYTDAAMWEPVTGYFNAALDSRTGIERAMNAELSGTGANALLAEVERIISGQPQRGYSVELSLNTAAQRAAYEALGGLQGAVVAMEPKTGRILAMVSTPGFDTNQMATHDADAANATYDQLAADPGKPLSNRAIAGDLNPPGSTFKVVVAAAAYASGNWTPQSTLPNPISYTLPGSSNRVSNAWGGKCGPGATVTIAEAIRLSCNIPMAELAVELGDDTIREMAEKLGFNKSFETPLESTPSSYPRALDDAQTALTGFGQGKVTATPLQMAMVSAGLANDGVVMNPRMVDAVIGNDLSVIEAFQDSEFGRAMEADVADDVTASMVASVATGAAQGARIDGIDVAGKTGTAENGNRPHTLWFTGFAPADDPAVAVAVVVEDGGGQGQSGSGDTIAAPIAKKVIEAVLGR, encoded by the coding sequence ATGACCAGAGAGCTCCGCCGCCTCAGCATCGTGATGCTGTTCATGTTCATCGCGCTCTTCGCCGCGACCAGCTGGATCCAGGTGGTCGAGGCCGATGCCCTCGCCCAGAACAGCAACAACAAGCGCACCCGCCTCGACAGCTACGAGATCCAGCGCGGCGCGATCATCGTCGACGGCGCCACCATCGCCAACTCGGTGCCCAGCGACGACAGGTACCAGTTCCAGCGCGTCTACACGGATGCCGCGATGTGGGAACCGGTGACCGGCTACTTCAACGCGGCACTCGATTCGCGCACGGGTATCGAACGCGCCATGAACGCCGAACTCTCCGGCACGGGCGCCAACGCCCTGCTCGCCGAGGTCGAGCGCATCATCTCCGGCCAGCCCCAGCGCGGGTACAGCGTGGAGCTGTCGCTGAACACGGCGGCTCAGCGCGCCGCCTATGAAGCACTCGGCGGGCTGCAGGGTGCCGTCGTCGCGATGGAACCGAAGACCGGACGCATCCTCGCCATGGTCTCCACCCCGGGTTTCGACACGAACCAGATGGCGACGCACGACGCGGACGCCGCGAACGCCACCTACGACCAGCTCGCCGCCGACCCCGGCAAGCCGCTGTCCAACCGCGCGATCGCCGGCGACCTCAACCCGCCGGGATCGACGTTCAAGGTCGTCGTCGCGGCGGCGGCGTACGCCAGCGGGAACTGGACCCCGCAGTCGACGCTGCCCAACCCCATCTCGTACACGCTCCCCGGCTCCTCCAATCGGGTGTCGAACGCCTGGGGCGGCAAGTGCGGGCCGGGCGCCACGGTCACGATCGCCGAGGCCATCCGGCTCAGCTGCAACATCCCGATGGCGGAGCTCGCCGTCGAACTCGGCGACGACACGATCCGCGAGATGGCCGAGAAGCTCGGTTTCAACAAGTCCTTCGAGACTCCGCTGGAATCGACCCCCTCCAGCTACCCCCGCGCCCTCGACGACGCGCAGACCGCACTCACCGGATTCGGCCAGGGCAAGGTCACCGCGACCCCCCTGCAGATGGCGATGGTGTCGGCCGGTCTCGCGAACGACGGCGTCGTGATGAATCCCCGGATGGTGGATGCCGTGATCGGGAACGACCTGTCGGTGATCGAGGCCTTCCAGGACAGCGAGTTCGGCCGTGCGATGGAAGCCGATGTCGCCGACGACGTGACCGCGTCGATGGTGGCCAGCGTCGCTACGGGCGCGGCCCAGGGTGCAAGAATAGACGGGATCGACGTGGCCGGTAAGACGGGCACCGCAGAGAACGGAAACAGGCCGCACACGTTGTGGTTCACCGGCTTCGCGCCGGCGGACGACCCCGCGGTCGCAGTAGCGGTCGTCGTCGAAGACGGCGGCGGACAGGGACAATCAGGCAGTGGCGACACTATCGCCGCTCCGATTGCGAAGAAGGTCATAGAGGCGGTGCTGGGCAGATGA
- a CDS encoding FtsW/RodA/SpoVE family cell cycle protein, with translation MSTDVQADTTVIKALKRLRMPQTQRNREFWLLLFACAMSGAALTLVQLGALGVIDPMILAIGGGLAALAFALHIVLRFVAADADPFVVPIATLLTGLGIAMIYRIDIAFKNTGWDAYSTKQLAWTAISLAGAIAVVILLRNYRILFRYTYIFGLAGILLLLLPFVPGLRIDDANAAVWVSLGGVFAFQPGELAKICLAIFFAGYLVRTRESLTSVGKRVLGITWPRMRELGPVLVVWLISLGIIVFQRDLGTGTLIFGMFVAMLYVATGKTSWVLIGLGLVVAGVALATQILSYVQGRFINWLFLFDANQVDPDGAGYQPMQGLFGLARGGLIGTGWGQGRPEVTPLAHSDYIITSLGEELGLIGLFAILCLYMVFVSRGMRIGLAGQDDFGKLLATGLSFTIALQVFIMVGGVTRLIPLTGLTTPFLAAGGSSLVANWLIVALLLRISDGVRRQPRVVIG, from the coding sequence ATGAGCACCGACGTGCAGGCGGACACCACCGTCATCAAGGCCCTCAAGCGACTCCGGATGCCGCAGACGCAGCGCAACCGCGAGTTCTGGTTGCTGCTGTTCGCTTGTGCGATGAGCGGCGCCGCGCTCACTCTCGTCCAGCTGGGCGCACTCGGCGTGATCGACCCGATGATCCTCGCGATCGGCGGCGGTCTCGCGGCCCTCGCCTTCGCGCTGCACATCGTGCTGCGTTTCGTCGCCGCCGATGCGGATCCGTTCGTCGTGCCCATCGCGACGCTGTTGACCGGCCTCGGCATCGCGATGATCTACCGCATCGACATCGCCTTCAAGAACACCGGCTGGGACGCCTACTCCACGAAGCAGCTGGCCTGGACCGCGATCTCCCTCGCCGGCGCCATCGCGGTCGTGATTCTGCTGCGCAACTATCGGATCCTGTTCCGGTACACCTACATCTTCGGTCTCGCCGGAATCCTGCTCCTGCTGCTGCCGTTCGTCCCCGGTCTGCGCATCGACGACGCGAACGCGGCCGTCTGGGTGTCGCTGGGTGGCGTCTTCGCCTTCCAGCCGGGCGAGCTCGCGAAGATCTGTCTCGCGATCTTCTTCGCCGGCTACCTCGTACGCACCCGCGAAAGCCTCACGTCGGTCGGCAAGAGGGTTCTCGGCATCACTTGGCCCCGCATGCGGGAACTGGGACCTGTCCTCGTGGTCTGGCTCATCTCGCTCGGGATCATCGTCTTCCAGCGCGATCTCGGTACCGGAACCCTGATCTTCGGCATGTTCGTCGCGATGCTCTACGTCGCCACCGGGAAGACCAGCTGGGTCCTCATCGGCCTCGGACTCGTCGTCGCCGGCGTGGCACTCGCGACGCAGATCCTCAGCTACGTGCAGGGTCGCTTCATCAACTGGCTGTTCCTGTTCGACGCGAACCAGGTCGATCCCGACGGCGCGGGGTATCAGCCCATGCAGGGCCTGTTCGGGCTCGCCCGCGGCGGACTCATCGGCACCGGCTGGGGTCAGGGACGCCCGGAGGTCACGCCGCTCGCGCACAGCGACTACATCATCACCAGCCTCGGCGAAGAGCTCGGCCTGATCGGGCTGTTCGCGATCCTGTGCCTCTACATGGTCTTCGTCAGCCGCGGCATGCGCATCGGTCTCGCGGGTCAGGACGACTTCGGCAAGCTGCTCGCCACCGGCCTCTCGTTCACCATCGCGCTGCAGGTGTTCATCATGGTCGGCGGCGTCACCCGGCTGATCCCGCTGACCGGCCTGACCACCCCGTTCCTCGCCGCCGGCGGATCGTCGCTCGTGGCCAACTGGCTCATCGTGGCGCTGCTGCTGCGCATCTCCGACGGCGTCCGCCGCCAACCGAGGGTCGTGATCGGATGA
- a CDS encoding PP2C family serine/threonine-protein phosphatase, producing the protein MVFEGSSVAISHTGKIRSNNQDSGYSGANLFAVADGMGGHAGGDVASSIAIQRLQPLDQGYSSVEDAQASLQAAATTAAGDLIRAAKERPELAGLGTTVSAIIMVDEYAVIGHIGDSRIYLYRDDALTQITADHTFVQRLVDSGRITPEEARYHPRRSVLMRVLSDMDADPELDMFVMHTQPGDRWLLCSDGLSGVVDETRILKAMQLGVAPGRTADYLLKQALDGGAPDNVTIVLVDVGGQHPIHSGTPTIVGSASNPDGVYVPPVRPPRGNWLHPVRQAANEPSHFEPAPEYLEELIEEDRRRAKRRRAGWIAGALLVVAMLVVAAFAAYSWTQTRYFIGADDDSVVIFQGVQQNIGPITLSTPIEDTDILLANLPQYQRASVERTINARSLADAMAIVDRLRAGADANVIEQTPLPTPLPTPSATPAGGEG; encoded by the coding sequence ATGGTCTTCGAAGGCTCGAGCGTCGCGATCTCCCACACCGGGAAGATCCGCTCCAACAACCAGGACTCCGGCTATTCCGGAGCGAACCTGTTCGCCGTCGCCGACGGCATGGGCGGCCACGCCGGTGGAGACGTCGCCTCGAGCATCGCGATCCAGCGGCTGCAGCCCCTCGACCAGGGCTACTCCTCGGTCGAAGACGCGCAGGCCTCGCTGCAGGCCGCCGCGACGACCGCCGCGGGCGACCTCATCCGCGCCGCGAAGGAGCGTCCCGAACTCGCCGGTCTCGGCACGACGGTCAGCGCGATCATCATGGTCGACGAGTATGCGGTCATCGGCCACATCGGCGACTCGCGCATCTACCTGTACCGCGACGACGCGCTGACCCAGATCACGGCCGACCACACCTTCGTGCAGCGCCTGGTCGACTCCGGTCGGATCACCCCGGAGGAGGCGCGCTACCACCCGCGCCGCTCCGTGCTCATGCGCGTCCTCAGCGACATGGACGCCGACCCCGAGCTCGACATGTTCGTCATGCACACGCAGCCCGGCGACCGGTGGCTGCTCTGCTCCGACGGGCTCTCCGGCGTGGTCGACGAGACGCGCATCCTCAAGGCGATGCAGCTCGGTGTCGCACCCGGCCGCACCGCGGACTACCTCCTCAAGCAGGCGCTCGACGGCGGCGCTCCCGACAACGTCACGATCGTGCTGGTCGACGTCGGCGGACAGCATCCGATCCACTCCGGCACCCCCACGATCGTGGGCTCGGCGTCGAACCCCGACGGCGTCTACGTCCCGCCGGTGCGCCCGCCGCGCGGAAACTGGCTGCACCCGGTGCGGCAGGCCGCGAACGAGCCCAGCCACTTCGAGCCCGCCCCCGAGTACCTCGAGGAGCTCATCGAAGAGGATCGGCGTCGAGCGAAGCGCCGCCGGGCGGGCTGGATCGCCGGGGCGCTCCTGGTCGTCGCGATGCTCGTCGTGGCTGCCTTCGCCGCCTACAGCTGGACCCAGACCCGCTACTTCATCGGCGCCGATGACGACAGCGTGGTGATCTTCCAGGGCGTGCAGCAGAACATCGGCCCGATCACGCTGTCCACCCCGATCGAGGACACCGACATCCTCCTCGCGAACCTGCCGCAGTATCAGCGGGCATCCGTCGAGCGCACGATCAATGCACGCTCGCTGGCCGACGCGATGGCCATCGTCGACCGTCTGCGGGCGGGCGCCGACGCGAACGTGATCGAGCAGACACCGCTTCCCACCCCGCTGCCGACGCCGAGCGCGACCCCCGCGGGGGGTGAGGGATGA
- a CDS encoding FHA domain-containing protein, which produces MSELILLLLRIGFLVLMWFFVFGVVYSLRADLFGVRVRKLPAEATAGAPAPAAAPAAAPAAKPSSARSSTRPATVATAKRLVITSGPKAGLELPLSADSLTIGRSSESALVIRDDYTSSHHARLMLRGDSWAIQDLDSTNGTFVAGQRVSASPVALSLGTPIKVGATTFELRA; this is translated from the coding sequence TTGAGTGAACTGATCCTCCTCCTGCTCCGCATCGGGTTCCTCGTCCTGATGTGGTTCTTCGTGTTCGGCGTCGTGTATTCGCTCCGCGCCGACCTGTTCGGCGTCCGTGTGCGCAAGCTCCCCGCCGAGGCGACCGCCGGCGCACCCGCTCCCGCAGCAGCACCGGCAGCGGCCCCCGCGGCGAAGCCGTCATCCGCACGCTCCTCGACCAGACCGGCGACCGTCGCCACCGCCAAGCGCCTGGTCATCACGTCGGGGCCCAAGGCCGGCCTCGAGCTGCCGCTCAGTGCCGATTCGCTCACGATCGGCCGCTCCAGCGAGTCGGCTCTCGTGATCCGTGACGACTACACGTCCAGCCACCACGCCCGCCTGATGCTGCGCGGCGACAGCTGGGCGATCCAGGACCTCGACTCGACCAACGGGACCTTCGTCGCCGGCCAGCGCGTGTCGGCCTCACCGGTCGCCCTCTCGCTCGGCACCCCCATCAAGGTGGGCGCCACGACCTTCGAGCTGCGAGCCTGA
- a CDS encoding DUF3662 and FHA domain-containing protein, translating into MGLLDSFEKGLERAVNSAFAKTFRSGIQPVEIASALRREADTKAAVVSRDRIIAPNSFVVRLSPDDAERMRGLGGALTDELLALLTKHAKAQGYSFSGPLSINLEADEKVATGTVRVNSGTVEGRVSWQAVVDVDGRRHAINRARTVIGRGTDADITIADAGSSRKHAEILWDGERAMMRDLGSTNGTKVNGQKLREAALPTDTTITIGRTDLVFRIVPVASPSRPAPRGDDATRAFGALG; encoded by the coding sequence GTGGGACTACTTGACAGCTTTGAGAAGGGTCTCGAGCGCGCAGTCAACAGCGCGTTCGCGAAGACCTTCCGCAGCGGCATTCAGCCGGTGGAGATCGCTTCTGCGCTCCGCCGCGAGGCCGACACGAAGGCGGCGGTCGTGAGCCGCGACCGCATCATCGCGCCGAACAGTTTCGTCGTGCGCCTCAGCCCGGACGACGCGGAGCGGATGCGGGGACTCGGCGGCGCCCTCACCGATGAGCTGCTCGCGCTGCTGACCAAGCACGCCAAGGCGCAGGGGTACAGCTTCTCCGGCCCCCTGTCGATCAACCTCGAGGCCGACGAAAAGGTCGCCACGGGAACCGTGCGCGTGAACTCGGGCACGGTCGAGGGCCGCGTGAGCTGGCAGGCCGTGGTCGACGTCGACGGCCGTCGTCACGCGATCAACCGCGCCCGTACGGTCATCGGCCGGGGGACGGATGCCGACATCACGATCGCGGACGCCGGATCCAGCCGCAAGCACGCCGAGATCCTGTGGGACGGCGAGCGCGCCATGATGCGCGACCTGGGCTCCACGAACGGCACCAAGGTCAACGGCCAGAAGCTCCGCGAGGCCGCCCTCCCCACCGACACGACCATCACCATCGGACGTACCGACCTGGTGTTCCGGATCGTCCCCGTGGCCAGCCCGTCGCGCCCTGCGCCCCGCGGCGACGACGCCACCCGAGCGTTCGGAGCCCTCGGTTGA